One stretch of Streptomyces sp. NBC_00443 DNA includes these proteins:
- a CDS encoding glycerophosphodiester phosphodiesterase, with product MTHARQQQIRVVAHRGASEDAPEHTLAAYKKAIEDGADALECDVRLTADGHLVCVHDRRVNRTSNGRGAVSALELAELAALDFGSRKNRDSWKNRTEEPDWEFRPEDPEDTSVLTLERLLELVADAGRQVELAIETKHPTRWAGQVEERLLLLLKRFGLDAPASAAESPVRVMSFSARSLHRVRAASPVLPTVYLMQFVSPRLRDGRLPAGVHIAGPSIRIVRSHPGYVERLKRAGHQVHVWTVNEPQDVDLCVELGIDAIITNRPRAVLHQLGR from the coding sequence GTGACCCACGCACGGCAGCAGCAGATCCGAGTCGTCGCCCATCGCGGAGCCTCCGAAGACGCCCCCGAGCACACCCTGGCCGCGTACAAGAAGGCCATCGAGGACGGTGCGGACGCCCTTGAGTGCGACGTACGCCTCACCGCCGACGGCCACCTCGTGTGCGTCCACGACCGTCGCGTCAACCGTACGTCCAACGGCCGCGGCGCGGTCTCGGCGCTGGAACTCGCCGAGCTCGCCGCCCTGGACTTCGGCTCCCGCAAGAACCGCGACTCGTGGAAGAACCGCACCGAGGAGCCGGACTGGGAGTTCCGGCCGGAGGACCCCGAGGACACCTCCGTACTCACTCTGGAACGGCTGCTGGAGCTCGTCGCCGACGCGGGGCGGCAGGTGGAGCTGGCGATCGAGACCAAGCATCCGACCAGGTGGGCCGGGCAGGTCGAGGAACGGCTGCTGCTTCTGCTGAAGCGGTTCGGGCTCGACGCGCCCGCTTCGGCCGCCGAGTCCCCGGTGCGTGTCATGAGCTTCTCCGCACGTTCGCTGCATCGCGTGCGTGCCGCCTCGCCCGTGCTGCCCACGGTCTATCTGATGCAGTTCGTCTCACCGAGGCTGCGGGACGGACGCCTGCCCGCCGGCGTCCACATCGCGGGACCCTCGATCCGGATCGTGCGCAGCCACCCTGGCTACGTGGAGCGCCTCAAGCGTGCCGGCCACCAAGTGCACGTCTGGACCGTGAACGAGCCACAGGATGTCGATCTCTGTGTCGAGCTCGGCATCGACGCCATCATCACCAACCGCCCGCGCGCGGTGCTGCACCAGCTCGGCCGCTGA
- a CDS encoding DUF5926 family protein, with amino-acid sequence MAKKRPQTKAKRPQIIDGEVPVVGAREPCPCGSGRRYKACHGRTAAHAVTELVQRPFDGLPGECDWVALRELVPAATVELPLKGGLPEGVPSVTLATVLPMAWPALRRDDGSVLLGLQNDTASGDISRDLADTLQQALTAQPGTPVQGRRAPADGPRLQDLLDPEGAFEPVVHSGFEFWVPDAENATPEVAASLERANAAAIPTVKLTGVDAAYWCETPDKNHLRWVMPHPEEQLLDALSRLHAAGKSNLGEGTRLVGSFRAHGLTVPVWDLPSGVGAEDVEKPAAEFAERLAAALATDAPLTADERRARGGLTNRQVTLS; translated from the coding sequence ATGGCCAAGAAGCGACCCCAGACCAAGGCAAAGCGCCCGCAGATCATCGACGGCGAGGTCCCGGTCGTCGGCGCACGCGAGCCCTGCCCCTGCGGCAGCGGCCGCCGCTACAAGGCCTGTCATGGCCGGACGGCCGCGCATGCGGTGACCGAGCTGGTGCAGCGCCCGTTCGACGGGCTGCCGGGCGAGTGCGACTGGGTGGCCCTGCGCGAGCTGGTGCCCGCCGCCACCGTCGAACTGCCCCTGAAGGGCGGCCTCCCCGAAGGCGTCCCGTCCGTCACGCTGGCCACGGTGCTGCCGATGGCCTGGCCGGCCCTGCGCCGCGACGACGGCTCGGTCCTGCTCGGCCTGCAGAACGACACGGCGTCGGGCGACATCAGCCGCGACCTCGCCGACACCCTCCAGCAGGCGCTCACCGCGCAGCCCGGCACCCCCGTCCAGGGCCGCCGCGCCCCGGCCGACGGTCCGCGGCTGCAGGATCTGCTCGACCCCGAGGGCGCCTTCGAGCCAGTTGTCCACTCCGGCTTCGAGTTCTGGGTCCCGGACGCGGAGAACGCCACTCCGGAAGTGGCCGCCTCCTTGGAGCGGGCCAACGCCGCGGCCATCCCCACCGTCAAGCTCACCGGCGTGGACGCCGCCTACTGGTGCGAGACGCCGGACAAGAACCACCTGCGCTGGGTCATGCCGCACCCCGAGGAGCAGCTTCTGGACGCTCTCTCGCGGCTGCACGCGGCAGGGAAGTCGAACCTCGGCGAAGGCACCCGTCTCGTGGGCTCCTTCCGCGCGCACGGCCTCACCGTGCCGGTCTGGGACCTGCCGAGCGGTGTCGGCGCGGAGGACGTGGAGAAGCCGGCGGCCGAGTTCGCCGAGCGACTCGCCGCGGCCCTGGCCACGGACGCCCCGCTCACCGCGGACGAGCGTCGCGCGCGGGGCGGCCTGACCAACCGGCAGGTCACGCTCAGCTGA
- a CDS encoding aminopeptidase P family protein — translation MTAVAEELSETPETAEEEPVKQRKNGLYPGVSDELAENMKSGWADTELRGLEPIPQVAETAARRAALSARFPGERLVIPAGNLKTRSNDTEYAFRASVEYAYLTGNQTEDGVLVLEPAADGHKATIYLLPRSDRDNGEFWLSGQGELWVGRRHSLTEAEKLYGIPASDVRELADALREAAGPVRVVRGFDAGIEAALTDKVTAERDEELRVFLSEARLVKDDFEIGELQKAVDSTVRGFEDVVKVLDKAEATSERYIEGTFFLRARVEGNDVGYGSICAAGPHACTLHWVRNDGPVRSGDLLLLDAGVETHTYYTADVTRTLPINGRYSEIQKKIYDAVYDAQEAGIAAVQPGAKYRDFHDASQRVLAERLVEWGLVEGPVERVLELGLQRRWTLHGTGHMLGMDVHDCAAARVESYVDGTLAAGMVLTVEPGLYFQADDLTVPEEYRGIGVRIEDDILVTDDGNRNLSAALPRRSDEVESWMSSLKS, via the coding sequence ATGACCGCCGTGGCAGAAGAGCTCTCGGAGACCCCGGAGACTGCCGAAGAAGAGCCCGTCAAGCAGCGCAAGAACGGCCTGTACCCGGGCGTGTCCGACGAGCTTGCCGAGAACATGAAGTCCGGCTGGGCCGACACGGAGCTGCGCGGCCTGGAGCCGATCCCGCAGGTCGCCGAGACCGCCGCGCGGCGCGCCGCGCTGTCGGCGCGATTCCCCGGCGAGCGGCTGGTGATCCCCGCGGGCAACCTGAAGACGCGGTCGAACGACACCGAGTACGCCTTCCGTGCGTCGGTCGAGTACGCGTACCTCACCGGCAACCAGACCGAGGACGGTGTGCTCGTCCTGGAGCCCGCCGCCGACGGTCACAAGGCGACGATCTATCTGCTGCCGCGCTCCGACCGCGACAACGGTGAGTTCTGGCTGTCCGGACAGGGCGAGCTGTGGGTCGGCCGCCGGCACTCGCTCACCGAGGCGGAGAAGCTGTACGGCATCCCCGCGTCCGACGTGCGCGAGCTGGCGGACGCGCTGCGTGAGGCCGCCGGCCCGGTGCGCGTCGTCCGTGGCTTCGACGCCGGCATCGAGGCCGCGCTCACCGACAAGGTCACCGCCGAGCGCGACGAGGAGCTGCGGGTCTTCCTGTCCGAGGCGCGGCTCGTCAAGGACGACTTCGAGATCGGCGAGTTGCAGAAGGCCGTCGACTCCACGGTGCGCGGCTTCGAGGACGTGGTGAAGGTCCTCGACAAGGCCGAGGCCACGTCCGAGCGCTACATCGAGGGCACGTTCTTCCTCCGCGCGCGCGTGGAGGGCAACGACGTCGGCTACGGCTCCATCTGCGCGGCCGGGCCGCACGCCTGCACGCTGCACTGGGTGCGCAACGACGGGCCCGTGCGCTCCGGTGACCTGCTGCTGCTCGACGCGGGCGTCGAGACGCACACGTACTACACCGCCGACGTCACGCGCACGCTGCCGATCAACGGGCGGTACAGCGAGATCCAGAAGAAGATCTACGACGCCGTGTACGACGCCCAGGAGGCCGGTATCGCGGCCGTGCAGCCGGGTGCGAAGTACCGGGACTTCCATGACGCGTCGCAGCGGGTGCTCGCCGAGCGGCTCGTCGAGTGGGGGCTTGTCGAGGGGCCGGTCGAGCGGGTGCTGGAGCTCGGGCTCCAGCGGCGGTGGACGCTGCACGGGACCGGGCACATGCTCGGCATGGACGTGCATGACTGTGCTGCCGCGCGCGTGGAGTCGTATGTCGACGGCACGCTGGCGGCGGGCATGGTGCTGACCGTCGAGCCGGGGCTGTACTTCCAGGCCGATGACCTGACGGTGCCGGAGGAGTACCGGGGTATCGGTGTGCGGATCGAGGACGACATCCTGGTGACGGACGACGGGAACCGGAACCTGAGCGCTGCGCTGCCTCGGCGGTCGGACGAGGTCGAGAGCTGGATGTCCTCTCTGAAGAGCTGA
- a CDS encoding DinB family protein, producing MSASRRDLLRWQFDLTWALFEYHLDRLRPEDFLWEPGPYCWTVRRSADGTWVPDWTETEPDPVPVPTIAWVSWHIGWWWSVATDHLRGRAPRERADVTWPGDGPATVAWLRDLRTEWLTALEGLDDRGLDATAPFPWPNDAQHTVTHMIGWVNAELMKNAAEIGQLRLLRASRTGD from the coding sequence ATGAGCGCTTCCCGACGTGACCTGCTGCGCTGGCAGTTCGATCTGACCTGGGCGCTGTTCGAGTACCACCTCGACCGGCTCCGGCCCGAGGATTTCCTGTGGGAACCGGGGCCGTACTGCTGGACGGTGCGCCGGTCCGCCGACGGCACCTGGGTGCCGGACTGGACGGAGACCGAGCCCGACCCCGTCCCGGTGCCGACGATCGCCTGGGTCAGCTGGCACATCGGCTGGTGGTGGAGCGTGGCCACGGACCATCTGCGGGGACGCGCACCCCGGGAGAGGGCCGACGTCACGTGGCCCGGCGACGGCCCGGCAACCGTCGCCTGGCTGCGCGACCTGCGCACGGAGTGGCTGACGGCACTGGAGGGGCTCGACGACAGGGGCCTGGACGCCACGGCGCCGTTCCCGTGGCCGAACGACGCGCAGCACACAGTCACCCACATGATCGGCTGGGTGAACGCCGAGCTGATGAAGAACGCCGCGGAGATCGGGCAGTTGAGGCTGTTGCGGGCGAGCCGGACGGGCGACTGA
- a CDS encoding VOC family protein has protein sequence MTLEWEQVIVHSADPVALGQWWASALGWVVVHSSDDEFEIRPEPDRLPGLEFVRLDEPKKAKSRLHLDFRPDDQAAEVARFEALGAKRVDIGQGDRSWIVMADPEGNEFCVLGQRRQ, from the coding sequence ATGACCTTGGAATGGGAACAGGTAATTGTTCACTCGGCGGATCCGGTGGCCTTGGGGCAGTGGTGGGCTTCGGCGCTCGGTTGGGTCGTGGTCCACTCCAGTGATGATGAGTTCGAGATCCGCCCGGAGCCGGATCGCCTGCCAGGGTTGGAGTTCGTCCGGCTTGATGAGCCCAAGAAGGCCAAGAGCCGACTGCACCTCGACTTCAGGCCCGATGACCAGGCCGCCGAGGTGGCCCGCTTTGAGGCTCTCGGCGCCAAGCGTGTCGACATCGGCCAAGGTGACAGGTCGTGGATTGTCATGGCAGACCCCGAAGGCAACGAGTTCTGTGTCCTCGGCCAACGGCGTCAGTGA
- the pdxR gene encoding MocR-like pyridoxine biosynthesis transcription factor PdxR codes for MDLHLELADADRRRTGIERALRDAVRDGRLAPGARLPATRRLADELGISRNTVKAAYDQLVAEGYLTARQGAGTQVAVLLPVGTEPPGAGVRARVPRFDLRPGSPDVGTFPAAAWLRALRRAIAAAPSLAYDYGDPRGRIELRSALSEYLGRARGVIAPAERIVITSGYVQGLALLTRVLEGGTFAMEDPGLPFHREVVRRGGGTVVPVRVDERGACAEGFGDCDAVVVTPAHQYPTGVTLHPERRRALTDWARARGGLVVEDDYDGEFRYDRRPVGALQGMAPAQVVYLGTASKTLGPALRLGWMVLPPHLVDAVADAKLHSDHHTESIGQLALAELIDSHAYDRHVRACRLRYRRRRDQLVERLGARRQVRGIAAGLHALVEVDDEARVLARAEEAGLAVGHLGEHWHAPGGGEGRPQGLVVGYGTPRERAYPEALEVLGRVLEGC; via the coding sequence ATGGACCTGCATCTGGAGCTCGCCGATGCCGACAGGCGCCGGACCGGCATCGAACGTGCCCTGCGCGACGCTGTCCGGGACGGACGGCTGGCACCCGGTGCTCGGTTGCCCGCGACTCGGCGCCTCGCCGACGAACTCGGCATCTCGCGGAACACCGTCAAGGCGGCGTACGACCAGCTTGTCGCCGAGGGGTATCTCACCGCTCGGCAGGGCGCGGGTACCCAGGTCGCCGTGCTGCTTCCCGTCGGCACCGAACCGCCGGGGGCCGGCGTACGCGCGCGTGTGCCGCGTTTTGATCTTCGGCCCGGGAGTCCGGACGTGGGGACGTTTCCGGCGGCCGCCTGGCTGCGGGCGTTGCGCAGGGCCATCGCCGCGGCGCCCTCACTGGCGTATGACTACGGCGATCCGCGCGGGCGCATCGAACTGCGGAGCGCGCTGTCGGAGTACTTGGGGCGGGCGCGTGGGGTGATCGCTCCGGCGGAGCGGATCGTGATCACCTCCGGGTATGTGCAGGGGCTGGCGCTGCTCACGCGTGTGCTGGAGGGCGGCACGTTCGCGATGGAGGACCCCGGGCTGCCGTTCCATCGGGAGGTGGTGCGGCGGGGCGGTGGCACCGTGGTGCCCGTTCGGGTGGACGAACGAGGGGCGTGCGCCGAGGGGTTCGGGGACTGTGACGCCGTTGTCGTCACGCCCGCGCATCAGTATCCGACCGGCGTGACGCTGCACCCGGAGCGGCGGCGGGCGCTCACCGACTGGGCACGCGCGCGTGGGGGCCTCGTCGTCGAGGACGACTACGACGGGGAGTTCCGCTACGACCGCCGGCCCGTGGGCGCACTGCAAGGGATGGCGCCGGCCCAGGTGGTGTATCTGGGCACGGCCTCGAAGACGCTCGGGCCCGCGCTGCGGCTCGGCTGGATGGTGCTGCCGCCGCACCTCGTCGACGCCGTGGCCGACGCCAAGCTGCACAGTGACCATCACACCGAGTCCATCGGCCAGTTGGCACTCGCCGAGCTGATCGACAGCCATGCGTACGACCGTCATGTGCGCGCCTGCCGGCTGCGGTACCGGCGGCGCAGGGACCAGCTCGTGGAGCGGCTGGGGGCGCGTCGGCAGGTGCGCGGGATCGCGGCCGGGCTGCACGCGCTGGTGGAGGTCGACGACGAGGCGCGGGTGCTGGCGCGGGCCGAGGAGGCGGGGCTCGCGGTGGGGCATCTGGGGGAGCACTGGCATGCGCCGGGCGGTGGTGAAGGGCGGCCACAGGGGCTGGTCGTGGGGTACGGGACGCCTCGGGAGCGGGCTTATCCGGAGGCGTTGGAGGTGCTGGGGAGGGTGTTGGAGGGCTGCTGA
- a CDS encoding ATP-binding protein, with protein sequence MRPRTLVGRFPVQANGASTPWRGAKEVSGVALVVAQEVPTSSSMAVPHGPAGVGKARHRMRSQLRRGGVAESVIDDAVLILSELLSNACKHGRPLGDALSGDGDVRAAWRVETGGRLTLEVTDGGGPTRPAPATPSVTAHGGRGLNIITALADDWGVRDDARGEVTVWVVVHDDVHDPDAGHRRDDFATRVAAPALGGISRLDFADAFDDLD encoded by the coding sequence ATGCGTCCCCGGACCTTGGTTGGCCGGTTTCCGGTACAGGCCAATGGGGCATCCACACCGTGGCGTGGGGCAAAGGAGGTCTCGGGGGTGGCGTTGGTGGTGGCACAGGAGGTGCCCACGTCGTCGAGCATGGCCGTTCCTCATGGCCCTGCGGGCGTGGGGAAAGCGCGGCACCGTATGCGCTCTCAGTTGCGCAGGGGTGGCGTGGCGGAATCGGTCATCGACGATGCCGTACTGATTCTTTCCGAACTCTTGAGCAACGCGTGCAAACACGGCCGACCGCTGGGTGACGCGTTGTCCGGGGACGGGGACGTCCGGGCCGCATGGCGCGTGGAGACGGGCGGCAGGCTCACGCTGGAGGTGACGGACGGCGGCGGACCCACTCGCCCTGCTCCGGCCACGCCCTCGGTCACCGCGCACGGCGGCCGCGGGCTCAACATCATCACCGCCCTGGCCGACGACTGGGGCGTACGGGACGACGCCCGCGGTGAGGTCACGGTCTGGGTCGTGGTCCACGACGACGTTCATGATCCGGATGCCGGGCACCGCCGCGACGATTTCGCTACGCGCGTCGCAGCGCCGGCCTTGGGCGGGATATCCCGCCTCGACTTCGCGGACGCGTTCGACGATCTGGACTGA
- a CDS encoding bifunctional DNA primase/polymerase produces the protein MREILGKRRRLLRGDGKSEQISAALTFATQWRWPVLPGVATHLQGHSRCGCPDPDCTVPGAHPFDPGLLAATTDERMLRWWWTNRPTAPIILATGGQAPCAVSLPALPAAHALTALDRMGMRLGPVVASPARWAILVKPYSMEQLGELLYAKDFVPGSLRFHGEGGYIALPPSETGQGSISWQRAPLPGSASPWVPDVEAVVDATVEALTRTGVSAPEL, from the coding sequence ATGCGCGAGATCCTCGGAAAGCGACGCAGGCTCCTGCGCGGTGACGGGAAGTCTGAGCAGATCAGCGCGGCCCTGACCTTCGCGACGCAATGGCGCTGGCCCGTACTCCCGGGCGTGGCGACGCACCTGCAGGGACACTCCCGCTGCGGCTGCCCCGACCCGGACTGCACGGTGCCCGGCGCGCACCCCTTCGACCCCGGCCTCCTCGCGGCCACCACCGACGAGCGCATGCTGCGCTGGTGGTGGACCAACCGGCCGACGGCGCCGATCATCCTCGCCACCGGCGGCCAGGCTCCCTGCGCGGTCAGCCTGCCCGCCCTGCCGGCCGCTCACGCACTCACCGCACTCGACCGCATGGGCATGCGCCTCGGCCCCGTCGTCGCCTCGCCCGCCCGCTGGGCGATCCTGGTGAAGCCGTACTCCATGGAACAGCTGGGCGAACTGCTGTACGCCAAGGACTTCGTCCCCGGCTCCCTGCGCTTCCACGGCGAGGGCGGCTATATCGCCCTGCCCCCGTCCGAGACGGGCCAGGGCTCCATCAGCTGGCAGCGAGCCCCGCTTCCCGGCTCGGCCTCCCCGTGGGTCCCCGATGTGGAGGCCGTGGTGGATGCCACGGTCGAGGCCCTCACTCGTACGGGTGTGAGCGCGCCCGAGTTGTAG
- a CDS encoding PP2C family protein-serine/threonine phosphatase, which yields MLDIPLRVRVHVETLLAAQNDMGVCDAFEQYAPVGKPDTMNAPHPSKVAGIDSTVPSPAHTVAPAPGASGTPAVPPPNPPGALLQDRLAGWVSDLTTLHELTERLARTDALDDALQELLRAGSALVGARRGLVVLEPADGLGPDTTIGLGLARADLGHIETVPRSSLSYGRILDGLPGGDGEIAEPDLFAENKLDPRHREVAARLGYAASYALPLSTDAAGRLGAAVWLYDEPAEPVERQRHLVGLYVRYATEHLARLLEVERTRTAMRTISEELLPSRLPRMAGVQLAARHRTGPRGGGDWYDALPLPDAALGLAVGSVTGSGPSAVAAMGRLRASLRAYAVMEGEDPVAVLSDLELLLRLTEPARSATALFAYCEPSLRKITLAGAGHTPPLLIGDRRTEFVETSVSAPLGMLACWEAPSVELVAEAGETVLLYTDGLLHRTGDPTDRAFARLHAAAAGVPRAIRHDPDAVVDHVLRTVLPNGVELADSEEDVVLLAARFE from the coding sequence ATGCTGGACATCCCCTTACGAGTGCGTGTACATGTGGAGACACTGCTAGCGGCGCAGAATGACATGGGGGTTTGCGATGCTTTTGAGCAATACGCACCGGTCGGAAAGCCGGACACCATGAACGCCCCTCACCCTTCGAAAGTGGCCGGAATCGATTCCACGGTTCCCTCGCCCGCACACACTGTCGCGCCCGCGCCCGGAGCCTCGGGAACCCCAGCGGTTCCCCCACCGAACCCGCCGGGCGCACTGCTTCAGGACCGTCTCGCCGGCTGGGTCTCGGACCTCACGACGCTCCATGAACTCACCGAACGTCTGGCACGCACGGACGCACTCGACGACGCACTCCAGGAACTGCTGCGCGCCGGATCCGCCCTCGTGGGCGCCCGGCGCGGTCTTGTCGTCCTGGAACCCGCCGACGGCCTCGGCCCGGACACGACCATCGGGCTGGGCCTCGCGCGCGCCGACCTCGGACACATCGAGACCGTGCCGCGCAGCTCCCTTTCGTACGGCAGGATCCTCGACGGACTTCCCGGCGGCGACGGCGAGATCGCCGAGCCCGACCTGTTCGCCGAGAACAAGCTCGACCCCCGCCACCGCGAGGTGGCCGCCCGCCTCGGCTACGCCGCCAGCTACGCCCTCCCCCTGTCCACCGACGCCGCCGGCCGCCTCGGTGCCGCCGTATGGCTGTACGACGAGCCCGCCGAACCGGTCGAGCGCCAGCGCCACCTCGTCGGCCTGTACGTCCGCTACGCCACCGAACACCTGGCCCGGCTCCTCGAGGTCGAGCGCACGCGCACGGCCATGAGGACGATCTCCGAGGAACTGCTTCCCTCCCGGCTGCCCCGCATGGCCGGCGTCCAGCTCGCCGCGCGGCACCGCACCGGCCCGCGCGGGGGCGGCGACTGGTACGACGCGCTGCCGCTGCCGGACGCCGCGCTCGGCCTCGCGGTCGGCTCGGTGACCGGGTCCGGGCCCAGCGCGGTCGCCGCGATGGGACGGCTCAGGGCCAGCCTGCGGGCGTACGCCGTGATGGAGGGCGAGGACCCGGTCGCGGTCCTGTCCGACCTGGAGCTGCTGCTCAGACTCACCGAGCCCGCCCGCTCCGCCACCGCCCTGTTCGCCTACTGCGAGCCCTCCCTGCGCAAGATCACGCTCGCCGGTGCCGGGCACACCCCGCCGCTGCTGATCGGCGATCGGCGCACGGAGTTCGTGGAGACCTCCGTGTCCGCGCCGCTGGGCATGCTGGCCTGCTGGGAGGCGCCGAGCGTGGAGCTGGTGGCGGAAGCCGGAGAGACGGTTCTGCTGTACACCGACGGGCTGCTGCACCGCACCGGCGACCCCACCGACCGCGCCTTCGCCCGGCTGCACGCGGCGGCGGCCGGAGTGCCGAGGGCGATCCGGCACGACCCGGACGCCGTCGTCGACCACGTACTGCGGACCGTGCTGCCGAACGGCGTGGAGCTGGCGGACAGCGAGGAGGACGTGGTGCTCCTGGCGGCTCGCTTCGAGTAG
- a CDS encoding S1C family serine protease — MSTENEGAAVPPAPSAPPVPVDAPAAPASQEGPAPEGGDAPTAPIPPVPGDAPAGSTGTEPYAHAASDGSQPPAAEAVSNGAQQPAPAPDSSPSPASAPAPAPQSSAPDASWPPPPPPGTPPYADSGAATGGAGAGGFGAGGFGAGGFGAGSGWGATYQQPEPKSGRGRGGLLAGVLIAALVAGGLGGGLGYTLAKNNENTSSTTVSAPDSGGSVKRDPGTVAGVTASALPSTVTIQAESSGGEGGTGTGFVFDTEGHIVTNNHVVADAVDGGKLTATFANGKKYDAEVVGNAQGYDVAVIKLKNAPSDLKPLTLGDSDKVAVGDSTIAIGAPFGLSNTVTTGIISAKNRPVASSDGTGSNASYMSALQTDASINPGNSGGPLLDAQGNVIGINSAIQSAANGLGGTSQSGSIGLGFAIPINQAKYVAQELIKTGKPVYAKIGASVSLEDTTDGAKITEQGASGSDAVETGGPAAKAGLKPGDVITKLDDRVIDSGPTLIGEIWTHKPGDKVTITYERGSQSRTVDLTLGSRTGDS, encoded by the coding sequence GTGAGCACCGAGAACGAGGGCGCCGCGGTACCCCCGGCCCCGTCCGCACCCCCCGTGCCGGTGGATGCTCCTGCTGCTCCGGCGTCCCAGGAGGGCCCGGCTCCCGAGGGCGGTGACGCCCCGACCGCTCCCATCCCGCCGGTGCCTGGTGATGCCCCGGCGGGCTCGACCGGCACCGAGCCTTACGCCCACGCGGCCTCCGACGGCTCTCAGCCGCCTGCCGCCGAGGCCGTATCGAACGGAGCTCAGCAGCCGGCCCCGGCCCCTGACTCTTCCCCATCTCCTGCCTCTGCCCCTGCTCCTGCTCCGCAGAGCTCGGCGCCCGACGCGTCCTGGCCGCCCCCGCCGCCGCCCGGCACACCGCCGTACGCCGACAGCGGTGCCGCCACGGGTGGTGCCGGTGCGGGCGGCTTCGGCGCGGGTGGCTTCGGTGCCGGTGGTTTCGGTGCGGGCTCCGGCTGGGGTGCGACCTACCAGCAGCCGGAGCCGAAGTCCGGCCGCGGGCGGGGCGGACTGCTCGCCGGAGTCCTCATCGCCGCGCTGGTCGCGGGCGGCCTGGGCGGCGGTCTCGGTTACACCCTGGCCAAGAACAACGAGAACACCTCCTCGACAACCGTCTCCGCCCCCGACAGCGGCGGCTCCGTCAAGCGCGACCCGGGCACCGTCGCGGGTGTGACCGCCAGTGCGCTGCCGAGCACCGTCACCATCCAGGCGGAGAGCAGCGGCGGCGAGGGCGGCACCGGCACCGGCTTCGTCTTCGACACCGAGGGCCACATCGTCACCAACAACCACGTGGTGGCCGACGCGGTCGACGGCGGCAAGCTCACGGCGACCTTCGCGAACGGCAAGAAGTACGACGCGGAGGTCGTGGGCAACGCGCAGGGCTACGACGTCGCGGTCATCAAGCTCAAGAACGCCCCGTCGGACCTCAAGCCGCTCACGCTGGGCGACTCCGACAAGGTGGCCGTCGGTGACTCGACGATCGCGATCGGCGCCCCCTTCGGCCTGTCCAACACGGTCACCACCGGCATCATCAGCGCCAAGAACCGCCCGGTGGCCTCCAGCGACGGCACCGGCAGCAACGCCTCGTACATGAGCGCCCTGCAGACGGACGCCTCGATCAACCCCGGCAACTCCGGCGGCCCGCTGCTGGACGCGCAGGGCAACGTCATCGGCATCAACTCCGCGATCCAGTCCGCCGCCAACGGCCTGGGCGGCACCAGCCAGTCCGGCTCCATCGGCCTCGGCTTCGCCATCCCGATCAACCAGGCCAAGTACGTCGCCCAGGAGCTGATCAAGACCGGCAAGCCGGTCTACGCCAAGATCGGCGCCTCCGTCTCCCTGGAGGACACCACCGACGGCGCCAAGATCACCGAGCAGGGCGCCAGCGGCTCGGACGCGGTCGAGACGGGCGGCCCGGCCGCCAAGGCCGGCCTCAAGCCCGGCGACGTCATCACCAAGCTCGACGACCGGGTGATCGACTCCGGCCCGACCTTGATCGGCGAGATCTGGACCCACAAGCCCGGCGACAAGGTCACGATCACCTACGAACGGGGCAGCCAGTCCCGCACGGTCGACCTGACCCTGGGCTCCCGCACGGGCGACAGCTGA
- a CDS encoding amphi-Trp domain-containing protein, with protein sequence MTDLKFEQKRSLSRLEAADQLAALAAALRKGGDAELEIDPWKLSLRIPADLHSEIEFEVEDGEIELEIELKWPITSAARSAPSPATATRATEERAATKRTTTKRATAKRATAKRPTAAAKRTGAKKS encoded by the coding sequence ATGACGGACCTCAAGTTTGAGCAGAAGCGCTCCCTGTCCCGCCTGGAGGCGGCTGATCAGCTCGCGGCGCTCGCGGCCGCCTTGCGGAAGGGCGGGGACGCCGAACTGGAAATCGATCCCTGGAAGTTGAGTCTGCGGATCCCCGCCGATCTTCACAGTGAGATCGAGTTCGAGGTCGAGGATGGGGAGATCGAACTCGAGATCGAGCTCAAGTGGCCGATCACATCGGCCGCCCGGTCCGCCCCGTCGCCGGCGACGGCCACTCGGGCGACGGAAGAGCGGGCCGCCACGAAGCGGACGACTACGAAACGGGCCACCGCGAAACGGGCCACTGCGAAGAGGCCCACCGCTGCCGCGAAGCGGACCGGCGCGAAGAAGTCCTGA
- a CDS encoding LPXTG cell wall anchor domain-containing protein, with amino-acid sequence MPTIAPIAYKGLDSMPTWFVVVVAVLATFGIVLAYRRRR; translated from the coding sequence ATGCCCACGATCGCGCCGATCGCCTACAAGGGGCTCGACTCGATGCCCACTTGGTTTGTTGTCGTGGTCGCGGTGCTGGCTACGTTCGGGATCGTCCTGGCCTATCGGCGGAGGCGTTGA